A genomic stretch from Mycobacterium malmoense includes:
- the crgA gene encoding cell division protein CrgA: protein MPKSKVRKKNDFAAGAVSRTPVKVKVGPSSIWFVCLFIGLMLIGLVWLMVFQLAAVGSQAPTALNWMAQLGPWNYAIAFAFMITGLLLTMRWH, encoded by the coding sequence ATGCCCAAGTCCAAGGTCCGCAAGAAGAACGACTTCGCCGCCGGCGCGGTCAGCCGCACGCCGGTGAAAGTGAAGGTCGGACCGTCGAGTATTTGGTTCGTGTGTTTGTTTATCGGCCTCATGCTGATCGGGCTCGTCTGGTTGATGGTGTTTCAACTGGCCGCCGTCGGAAGCCAGGCACCGACGGCCCTGAATTGGATGGCGCAACTGGGCCCGTGGAACTACGCGATCGCGTTCGCTTTCATGATCACCGGATTGTTGCTCACGATGCGCTGGCACTAA
- a CDS encoding DUF881 domain-containing protein, giving the protein MSDARRSPWRFGVPLVCLLAGLLLAATHAVSGGAEIRRSDAPRLVDLVREAQSSVSRLSAERDALANKIDSAHGRSSDAALAAMLRRSAELAGEAAMEPVHGPGLVVTLEDAQRDANGRFPRDASPDDLVVHQQDIQAVLNALWSAGAEAIQMQDQRIIATSVPRCVGNTLLLNGRTYSPPYTITAIGNAAAMQAAVSAAPLVILYKQYVVRFGLGYHEEVKPDVQIVGHSEPARLHFAQPAGPVGY; this is encoded by the coding sequence ATGAGTGACGCGCGCCGCTCACCATGGCGCTTCGGTGTCCCATTGGTGTGCCTGCTGGCCGGCTTGCTGCTGGCCGCCACGCACGCGGTCTCCGGGGGTGCCGAGATCCGCCGCAGCGACGCGCCACGCCTGGTCGATCTGGTCCGTGAGGCGCAGTCGTCGGTGAGTCGCCTCAGCGCCGAGCGCGACGCGCTGGCCAACAAGATCGACTCGGCGCACGGCCGATCTTCGGACGCCGCGCTGGCGGCGATGCTGCGGCGGTCCGCCGAGCTGGCCGGTGAGGCGGCGATGGAGCCGGTCCACGGCCCGGGCCTGGTGGTCACCCTCGAGGACGCACAGCGTGACGCCAATGGCCGCTTCCCGCGCGACGCATCCCCCGATGACCTGGTGGTGCACCAGCAGGACATCCAGGCCGTCCTCAACGCGTTGTGGAGCGCCGGCGCGGAGGCGATCCAGATGCAGGACCAGCGGATCATCGCAACCTCGGTGCCGCGCTGCGTCGGCAACACGCTGCTGCTCAACGGGCGTACCTACAGCCCGCCCTACACGATCACCGCGATCGGCAATGCCGCAGCGATGCAAGCCGCCGTGTCCGCCGCTCCCCTGGTCATCCTCTACAAGCAGTACGTGGTCCGATTCGGCCTGGGCTACCACGAAGAGGTCAAGCCCGACGTGCAGATCGTCGGCCATTCCGAACCGGCGCGGTTGCATTTCGCACAGCCCGCCGGCCCCGTGGGGTACTGA
- a CDS encoding aminodeoxychorismate/anthranilate synthase component II, with translation MRILVVDNYDSFVFNLVQYLGQLGVEADVWRNDDARLSDPSGHPASAARQFDGVLLSPGPGTPERAGASIDLVRACAEERTPLLGVCLGHQAIGVAFGATVDRAPELLHGKTSSVFHTNVGVLQGLPDPFTATRYHSLTILPESLPGVLEVTARTRSGVIMGVRHTELPIHGVQFHPESILTEGGHRMLANWLAYCGWTRDDTLVRRLENEVRAAVRPHFPASETGTAAATDRTSA, from the coding sequence ATGCGGATCCTGGTTGTCGACAACTACGACAGCTTCGTGTTCAACCTCGTGCAGTACCTCGGCCAGCTCGGCGTCGAGGCTGACGTGTGGCGCAACGACGACGCCCGGCTCTCCGACCCATCCGGCCACCCTGCCTCCGCCGCAAGGCAATTCGACGGTGTGCTGCTCAGCCCGGGACCGGGCACCCCGGAACGCGCGGGCGCGTCGATCGATCTGGTCCGCGCGTGCGCCGAGGAGCGCACCCCGCTGCTCGGCGTGTGCCTGGGGCACCAGGCCATCGGCGTCGCATTCGGCGCCACCGTGGACCGCGCGCCCGAGTTGCTGCACGGCAAGACCAGCAGCGTATTTCACACCAATGTTGGTGTGCTGCAAGGGCTTCCGGATCCGTTCACGGCAACCCGATACCACTCGCTGACGATCCTGCCGGAGTCGCTGCCGGGGGTCCTGGAGGTCACGGCCCGCACGCGCAGCGGCGTGATCATGGGCGTGCGTCACACTGAGTTGCCGATTCACGGTGTGCAGTTCCATCCGGAGTCGATCCTGACCGAGGGCGGGCACCGAATGCTGGCGAACTGGCTCGCCTACTGCGGTTGGACGCGCGACGACACGCTGGTCCGGCGGCTGGAGAACGAGGTCCGCGCCGCGGTCCGCCCGCACTTCCCGGCTTCGGAGACCGGCACCGCCGCGGCTACTGACCGAACTTCAGCGTGA
- the pknB gene encoding Stk1 family PASTA domain-containing Ser/Thr kinase, whose amino-acid sequence MTTPQHLSDRYELGEILGFGGMSEVHLARDVRLHRDVAVKVLRADLARDPSFYLRFRREAQNAAALNHPSIVAVYDTGEAETPTGPLPYIVMEYVDGVTLRDIVHTDGPLPPRRAIEIIADACQALNFSHQNGIIHRDVKPANIMISATNAVKVMDFGIARAIADSGNSVTQTAAVIGTAQYLSPEQARGDTVDARSDVYSLGCVLYEILTGEPPFTGDSPVAVAYQHVREDPIPPSKRHEGISADLDAVVLKALAKNPENRYQTAAEMRADLVRVHNGETPEAPKVLTDAERSSLLSPTGGGHGGPRTDPLPRQVLDDTDRAGGSVGRWVVAVAVLAVLTIVVVIAFNTFGGNTRDVQVPDVRGQVSADAIAALQNRGFKTRTLQKPDSTVPPDHVINTDPDANASVSAGDEITINVSTGPEQREVPDVSSLSYADAVSKLKAAGFSKFKQANSPSTPELLGKVIGTNPPANQTSAITNVITVIVGSGPETKQVPDVAGQTVDVAQKNLTVYGFSKFSQAQVDSPRPAGEVIGTNPPKGQTVPVDSVIELQVSKGNQFVMPDLSGMFWTDAEPRLRALGWTGVLDKGPDIDAGGSQSHRVVYQNPPAGSGCNRDGIITLKFGQ is encoded by the coding sequence ATGACCACCCCGCAGCACCTGTCCGACCGCTACGAACTCGGCGAGATCCTCGGTTTCGGGGGTATGTCCGAGGTTCATTTGGCCCGCGACGTCCGTTTGCACCGCGACGTCGCGGTCAAGGTGCTGCGCGCTGATCTGGCCCGCGATCCCAGCTTCTACCTGCGCTTCCGGCGCGAGGCGCAAAACGCCGCGGCGCTGAATCACCCGTCCATCGTCGCGGTGTATGACACCGGCGAAGCGGAAACACCCACGGGACCGCTGCCCTACATCGTCATGGAGTACGTCGACGGCGTCACCCTGCGCGACATCGTGCACACCGACGGGCCCTTGCCGCCGCGGCGGGCCATCGAGATCATCGCCGACGCCTGCCAGGCGCTGAACTTCAGCCATCAGAACGGCATCATCCACCGCGACGTCAAGCCGGCGAACATCATGATCAGCGCCACCAATGCGGTGAAGGTGATGGACTTCGGCATCGCACGCGCGATCGCCGACAGCGGCAACAGCGTCACCCAGACGGCGGCCGTGATCGGGACCGCCCAGTACCTGTCACCCGAGCAGGCCCGCGGTGACACCGTTGATGCCCGGTCCGACGTCTATTCGTTGGGCTGCGTCCTTTACGAAATCCTCACCGGCGAACCACCTTTCACCGGGGACTCGCCCGTCGCGGTTGCCTACCAGCACGTCCGGGAAGATCCGATTCCGCCTTCGAAGCGCCACGAGGGCATCTCCGCCGACCTCGACGCCGTCGTCCTCAAGGCGCTGGCCAAGAATCCGGAGAACCGCTATCAGACCGCCGCGGAAATGCGCGCCGACCTGGTCCGGGTGCACAACGGTGAAACACCCGAGGCGCCCAAGGTGCTCACCGACGCCGAGCGGAGTTCGCTGCTGTCGCCCACGGGGGGCGGCCACGGAGGCCCGCGCACCGATCCGCTACCTCGCCAGGTTCTCGACGACACCGACCGCGCCGGCGGTTCGGTCGGCCGCTGGGTTGTCGCGGTCGCCGTCCTGGCGGTGCTGACGATCGTCGTCGTCATCGCCTTCAACACGTTCGGCGGCAACACCCGCGACGTCCAAGTGCCCGACGTGCGGGGCCAGGTTTCCGCCGATGCTATTGCCGCGCTGCAAAACCGGGGCTTCAAGACGCGCACCCTGCAGAAGCCCGACTCGACGGTCCCGCCCGATCACGTCATCAACACCGACCCCGATGCCAACGCTTCGGTGAGTGCGGGCGACGAAATCACCATCAACGTCTCCACCGGACCCGAGCAACGCGAGGTACCCGACGTCTCCTCGCTGAGCTACGCCGACGCGGTCAGCAAGCTGAAGGCCGCCGGGTTCAGCAAGTTCAAGCAGGCGAACTCGCCGTCGACGCCGGAATTGCTGGGCAAGGTCATCGGAACCAACCCGCCGGCCAACCAGACGTCGGCGATCACCAACGTGATCACCGTCATCGTCGGATCCGGACCGGAGACCAAGCAGGTGCCCGACGTCGCCGGCCAGACCGTCGACGTCGCGCAGAAAAACCTGACCGTCTACGGCTTCAGCAAGTTCAGCCAGGCGCAGGTGGACAGCCCCCGGCCCGCCGGTGAGGTGATCGGCACCAATCCGCCCAAAGGCCAGACGGTTCCGGTGGACTCGGTCATCGAGCTACAGGTGTCCAAGGGCAACCAGTTCGTCATGCCCGACCTGTCCGGCATGTTCTGGACCGACGCCGAACCGCGGCTACGGGCGCTGGGCTGGACGGGGGTGCTGGACAAGGGTCCGGACATCGACGCCGGTGGCTCCCAGTCCCACCGGGTGGTGTATCAGAACCCGCCGGCCGGGTCCGGGTGCAACCGGGACGGGATCATCACGCTGAAGTTCGGTCAGTAG
- a CDS encoding serine/threonine-protein kinase, with product MSPRVGVTLSGRYRLQRLIATGGMGQVWEAVDSRLGRRVAVKVLKQEFSQDPEFIERFRAEARTTAMLNHPGIAQVHDYGESQLDGEGRTAYLVMELVNGEPLNSVLKRTGRLSLRHALDMLEQTGRALQVAHAAGLVHRDVKPGNILITPTGQVKITDFGIAKAVDAAPVTQTGMVMGTAQYIAPEQALGHDATPASDVYSLGVVGYEVVSGRRPFTGDGALTVAMKHIKEPPPPLPAELPPNVRELIEITLVKNPQMRYRSGGPFADAVAAVRAGRRPPRPSQSPPAGRASPAAIPSSPPTRAAVASSRNAVARRSRPSTGGHRPPPARRTFSSGQRALLWAAGVLGALAIIIAVLIVINSRAENQQPTPPTVTDTGTPPAPPPPPASKTPSGSGPGPGLRLDWTDRAAIGNSGLHSRPHGFSPVDDAGRNVPRWEYRPRAGDRAIGTSWAVPLTASSSPARHETPQ from the coding sequence ATGAGCCCGCGAGTTGGTGTGACGCTCTCTGGCAGGTACCGCCTCCAGCGCCTAATAGCCACCGGTGGCATGGGCCAGGTATGGGAGGCGGTGGACAGTAGGCTGGGCCGGCGCGTCGCGGTCAAGGTGCTCAAGCAGGAGTTCTCCCAGGACCCCGAGTTCATTGAACGGTTCCGCGCCGAGGCGCGCACCACCGCGATGCTCAACCACCCAGGGATTGCGCAAGTCCACGACTACGGCGAAAGCCAGCTCGACGGGGAAGGCCGCACCGCCTACCTGGTGATGGAGCTGGTCAACGGCGAACCGCTGAATTCGGTGCTCAAGCGCACCGGCCGGCTCTCGCTGCGGCACGCGCTGGACATGCTCGAGCAGACCGGCCGGGCCCTGCAAGTGGCGCACGCCGCGGGCCTGGTGCACCGCGACGTCAAACCGGGAAACATCTTGATTACGCCTACCGGCCAGGTGAAGATCACTGACTTCGGCATCGCCAAGGCCGTCGACGCCGCGCCGGTGACCCAGACCGGGATGGTGATGGGCACTGCCCAATACATCGCGCCCGAACAAGCCCTGGGTCACGACGCCACTCCGGCCAGCGATGTGTACTCGTTGGGAGTCGTTGGCTACGAGGTTGTTTCGGGCAGGCGGCCGTTCACCGGTGACGGCGCCCTGACGGTGGCGATGAAGCACATCAAGGAACCCCCGCCGCCGCTGCCCGCCGAGCTGCCGCCCAACGTGCGAGAACTCATCGAGATCACCCTGGTCAAGAACCCCCAGATGCGCTACCGCAGCGGGGGACCGTTCGCCGACGCCGTCGCCGCGGTACGGGCCGGCCGACGGCCGCCGCGGCCAAGCCAGTCACCGCCCGCCGGGCGCGCTTCGCCGGCGGCGATTCCGTCGAGCCCGCCTACCCGGGCGGCCGTCGCGTCCAGCCGAAACGCCGTGGCCCGCCGGTCGCGGCCGTCCACGGGTGGTCACCGCCCGCCGCCGGCCCGGCGCACGTTCTCCTCGGGCCAGCGTGCGCTGCTGTGGGCCGCGGGGGTGCTTGGAGCGCTGGCGATCATCATCGCGGTGCTCATCGTCATCAATTCCCGCGCCGAAAACCAGCAACCGACGCCGCCGACGGTCACCGACACCGGGACCCCGCCGGCGCCGCCGCCACCACCGGCCAGCAAGACCCCCAGCGGTTCGGGGCCCGGTCCCGGGCTGCGGCTTGATTGGACGGATCGCGCAGCCATAGGTAATTCTGGACTCCATAGCAGGCCGCATGGATTTAGCCCGGTCGACGATGCGGGCCGGAACGTCCCGAGGTGGGAGTATCGCCCCCGTGCGGGGGACCGGGCAATCGGAACGAGCTGGGCTGTTCCACTGACGGCCAGCTCTTCGCCGGCCCGACACGAGACACCGCAATGA
- the pbpA gene encoding D,D-transpeptidase PbpA produces MNASLRRISVTVMALIVLLLINATMTQVFAADGLRADPRNQRVLLDEYSRQRGQIVAGGQLLAYSVATDSRFRFLRVYPNPAVYAPVTGFYSLRYSSSGLERAEDPVLNGSDERLFGRRLADFFTGRDPRGGNVDTTINPHVQQAGWDAMQQGCGGPPCKGAVVALEPSTGKILAMVSSPSYDPNLLASHDPEVQAQAWQRLRDDPDNPLTNRAIAETYPPGSTFKVITTAAALQAGATDTERLTAAASIPLPGSTATLENYGDAACGNEPTVTLSQAFALSCNTAFVQLGILTGADALRSMAHSFGLDSTPSVIPLQVAESTVGIIPDAAALGMSSIGQKDVALTPLQNAEVAATIANAGVTMQPYLIDSLKGPDLSNISTTAPYQQRRAVSPQVAAKLTELMVGAEKVAQQKGAIPGVQIASKTGTAEHGTDPRHTPPHAWYIAFAPAQAPKVAVAVLVENGGADLGAPPARGGLFATGGALAAPIGRAVIGAALQGGP; encoded by the coding sequence ATGAACGCCTCTCTCCGCCGCATTTCGGTGACCGTGATGGCGTTGATCGTGCTGCTGTTGATCAACGCCACGATGACACAGGTCTTCGCCGCCGATGGGCTGCGCGCCGACCCGCGCAACCAGCGAGTGCTGCTCGACGAGTATTCGCGTCAACGCGGCCAGATCGTCGCGGGCGGCCAGCTGCTGGCCTATTCCGTCGCCACCGACAGCCGCTTCCGTTTCCTGCGGGTCTATCCCAACCCCGCCGTGTACGCGCCGGTTACCGGCTTCTACTCCCTGCGCTATTCCAGCTCGGGCCTGGAACGAGCCGAGGACCCGGTGCTGAACGGGTCCGACGAGCGGCTGTTCGGGCGACGCCTCGCCGATTTCTTCACCGGCCGCGATCCGCGCGGCGGCAACGTCGACACCACGATCAACCCCCATGTCCAGCAGGCCGGCTGGGACGCGATGCAGCAGGGCTGCGGCGGGCCGCCGTGCAAGGGAGCCGTCGTTGCCCTGGAACCGTCCACCGGCAAGATCCTGGCCATGGTGTCGTCGCCGTCCTATGACCCCAACCTGCTGGCGTCGCACGATCCCGAGGTGCAGGCGCAGGCCTGGCAGCGACTTCGCGACGACCCCGACAACCCGCTGACCAACCGCGCCATCGCCGAGACCTACCCACCGGGTTCCACGTTCAAGGTGATCACCACCGCGGCGGCCCTGCAGGCCGGCGCGACCGACACCGAGCGACTGACCGCGGCGGCCTCCATTCCGCTGCCCGGCAGCACCGCCACCTTGGAGAACTACGGTGACGCCGCATGCGGCAACGAGCCGACGGTGACCCTCAGCCAGGCGTTCGCCCTGTCGTGCAACACCGCCTTCGTCCAGCTGGGCATCCTCACCGGCGCCGACGCGCTGCGCAGCATGGCGCACTCGTTCGGCCTGGACAGCACCCCGAGCGTGATCCCGCTGCAGGTCGCGGAATCGACGGTCGGGATCATCCCGGACGCCGCCGCGCTGGGAATGTCGAGCATCGGCCAGAAGGACGTCGCGCTCACGCCGCTGCAAAACGCCGAGGTCGCCGCGACCATCGCGAACGCCGGGGTCACGATGCAGCCCTACCTGATCGACAGCCTCAAGGGGCCGGACCTGTCGAACATCAGCACCACCGCGCCCTATCAACAGCGCCGCGCGGTGTCCCCGCAGGTCGCCGCTAAGCTAACAGAGCTGATGGTCGGCGCCGAGAAGGTCGCACAGCAGAAAGGGGCCATTCCCGGCGTGCAGATTGCATCCAAGACCGGTACCGCAGAGCATGGCACCGATCCGCGCCACACTCCGCCGCACGCCTGGTACATCGCGTTCGCGCCCGCGCAGGCGCCGAAGGTTGCCGTGGCGGTGCTGGTGGAGAACGGAGGGGCCGACCTGGGGGCACCACCCGCTCGCGGGGGACTGTTTGCGACCGGGGGCGCACTCGCCGCGCCGATCGGGCGGGCGGTGATCGGGGCCGCGCTGCAGGGAGGACCATGA
- a CDS encoding FtsW/RodA/SpoVE family cell cycle protein has product MTTQLQPPVAVTPPLPTRRNAELLLLCFAALITAAALVIVEANQEHGLRWNLTSYALIFLLAFGSAHLAIRRFAPYTDPLLLPIVALLNGLGLVMIHRLDLVTNELSGRHHPSATQQMLWTLVGVTAFAVVVTFLKDHRQLARYGYICGVTGLVFLAIPALLPASVSEQNGAKIWIRFPGFSIQPAEFSKILLLIFFSAVLIAKRGLFTSVGKHFMGMTLPRPRDLAPLLAAWVTSVGVMAFEKDLGTSLLLYASFLVVVYLATQRFSWVVIGLLLFAAGSVVAYFVFEHVRIRVQTWWDPFADPDGNGYQIVQSLFSFATGGIFGTGLGNGQPDTVPAAATDFIIAAFGEELGLVGLAAILMLYTIVIVRGLRTAIATRDSFGKLLAAGLASTLAIQLFIVVGGVTQLIPLTGLTTPWMSYGGSSLLANYVLLAILARISHSARRPLRTRARKTSPIAAAGTEVIERV; this is encoded by the coding sequence ATGACCACACAACTCCAGCCGCCGGTCGCGGTCACGCCTCCGCTACCCACTCGGCGCAACGCCGAACTGCTGTTGTTGTGCTTCGCCGCACTGATCACCGCCGCCGCGTTAGTCATCGTCGAGGCCAACCAGGAACACGGCTTGCGCTGGAACCTGACCAGCTACGCGCTGATCTTTTTGCTCGCGTTCGGAAGCGCGCACCTCGCCATCAGGCGCTTCGCCCCCTACACCGACCCGCTGCTGCTGCCAATAGTGGCTCTGCTCAACGGACTTGGCTTAGTGATGATCCACCGGCTCGACCTCGTCACCAACGAGCTGAGCGGCCGTCATCACCCCAGCGCAACCCAACAGATGCTGTGGACCCTGGTCGGGGTGACGGCCTTCGCGGTGGTGGTCACCTTCCTCAAGGACCATCGACAACTCGCGCGCTACGGCTACATCTGCGGAGTCACCGGTCTGGTTTTCCTGGCGATTCCCGCGCTGCTGCCGGCATCGGTGTCCGAGCAGAACGGCGCCAAAATCTGGATTCGCTTCCCGGGCTTTTCAATTCAGCCCGCCGAGTTCTCCAAGATTCTGCTGCTGATCTTCTTCTCGGCGGTGCTAATCGCCAAACGCGGCCTGTTCACCAGCGTCGGCAAGCATTTCATGGGCATGACCCTGCCCCGCCCCCGAGACCTCGCACCGCTGCTGGCCGCCTGGGTGACCTCGGTGGGTGTGATGGCCTTTGAGAAGGATCTCGGGACTTCGCTGCTGCTCTACGCGTCGTTTTTGGTGGTGGTGTATCTCGCCACCCAGCGTTTCAGTTGGGTCGTCATCGGCTTGCTGCTGTTCGCCGCGGGAAGCGTTGTGGCGTATTTCGTTTTCGAACACGTCCGCATTCGCGTGCAGACGTGGTGGGACCCGTTCGCCGACCCCGACGGCAACGGCTATCAGATCGTGCAGTCGCTTTTCAGCTTTGCCACCGGCGGCATCTTCGGCACCGGGCTCGGTAACGGCCAACCCGACACCGTGCCCGCCGCGGCGACCGACTTCATCATCGCCGCGTTCGGTGAAGAGCTCGGGCTGGTGGGGCTGGCCGCCATTTTGATGCTCTACACCATCGTCATCGTCCGTGGCCTGCGCACCGCAATCGCCACCCGGGACAGCTTCGGCAAGCTGCTGGCCGCGGGTCTGGCCTCGACGCTGGCCATCCAGCTGTTCATCGTCGTCGGCGGCGTCACCCAGCTCATTCCGCTGACCGGGTTGACCACGCCGTGGATGTCGTACGGCGGGTCATCGCTACTGGCCAACTATGTGCTGCTGGCCATCCTGGCGCGCATCTCGCACAGCGCCCGGCGCCCCCTGCGCACCCGCGCGCGCAAGACATCGCCGATCGCGGCGGCCGGCACCGAGGTGATCGAGCGGGTATGA
- a CDS encoding PP2C family protein-serine/threonine phosphatase, translated as MTLVLRYAARSDVGLVRSNNEDSVYAGARLLALADGMGGHAAGEIASQLVIAALAHLDDDEPGGDLLAKLDAAVRSGNAAIAAQVEMEPDLEGMGTTLTAILFDGNRIGLVHIGDSRGYLLRDGELTQITKDDTFVQTLVDEGRITREEAHSHPQRSLIMRALTGHEVEPTLTMREARAGDRYLLCSDGLSDPVSDETILEALQIPDVGESAYRLIELALRGGGPDNVTVVVADVVDYDYGQTQPILAGAVSGEDDQLTLPNTSAGRASAIRPREDVAKRVAPQEEPPKRSRWSRRRMAIVVTLVVLLVLAGLAIGRAIIRSNYYVAEYHGMVSILRGIQGSLLGMSLHEPYLIGCLNARNELSLISSGQADGHLDCNPIQLQDLRPPERAQVQAGLPAGTLDDAIGQLRQLSANSLLPPCPPPRATTPPGSPTPTTMGGAPEPTVTAPTTSSSGTSSTSTPAGTTPVAPAATSPTTPPQTGGAPATQGSTPTPTLTALPPPLPQPGIDCRALA; from the coding sequence GTGACCCTGGTCCTGCGATATGCGGCCCGCAGCGATGTCGGCCTGGTGCGCTCCAACAATGAAGATTCGGTTTACGCCGGCGCACGGCTGCTGGCGCTGGCCGACGGCATGGGCGGTCACGCGGCCGGTGAGATCGCCTCCCAGTTGGTGATCGCCGCGTTGGCCCACCTCGACGACGACGAACCCGGTGGTGACCTGCTCGCCAAGCTCGACGCCGCGGTACGCTCCGGCAACGCGGCCATCGCCGCACAGGTCGAAATGGAGCCCGATCTCGAGGGAATGGGCACGACCCTTACCGCAATCCTGTTCGACGGCAACCGAATTGGGTTGGTGCACATCGGCGACTCACGCGGCTATCTGCTGCGTGACGGCGAGCTGACCCAGATCACCAAGGACGACACCTTTGTCCAGACCCTGGTCGACGAAGGGCGGATCACCCGGGAAGAGGCGCACAGCCACCCGCAGCGATCGTTGATCATGCGGGCGCTGACGGGTCACGAGGTCGAGCCCACCCTGACGATGCGGGAAGCACGCGCCGGCGATCGCTACCTGCTCTGCTCGGACGGGCTCTCCGACCCGGTGAGCGACGAAACCATCCTTGAGGCCTTGCAGATCCCCGACGTCGGCGAAAGCGCTTATCGGCTCATCGAATTGGCGCTGCGCGGCGGTGGCCCCGACAACGTGACCGTCGTGGTCGCCGACGTCGTCGACTACGACTACGGCCAGACCCAGCCGATCCTGGCGGGCGCGGTCTCGGGTGAAGACGACCAGCTGACCCTGCCCAACACATCGGCCGGCCGCGCCTCGGCCATCAGGCCACGCGAAGACGTCGCCAAACGCGTTGCACCACAAGAGGAACCACCGAAACGGTCACGGTGGTCACGACGGCGGATGGCGATCGTCGTCACGCTGGTCGTGCTGTTGGTGCTCGCGGGTCTGGCCATCGGCCGGGCCATCATCCGGAGCAACTACTACGTCGCCGAATACCACGGCATGGTGTCGATCCTGCGCGGAATTCAAGGGTCGCTGCTGGGCATGTCCCTGCACGAGCCGTATTTGATCGGCTGCCTGAACGCCCGCAACGAACTGTCCCTGATCAGTTCCGGCCAGGCCGACGGGCATCTCGATTGCAACCCGATCCAACTGCAGGACCTGCGCCCTCCCGAACGTGCACAGGTTCAGGCCGGGCTTCCGGCCGGAACCCTGGATGACGCCATCGGGCAGCTGCGCCAATTGTCGGCCAACTCCCTACTGCCACCTTGTCCGCCGCCCCGCGCCACTACCCCGCCCGGGTCGCCGACCCCGACGACCATGGGCGGCGCACCAGAGCCAACCGTCACAGCGCCCACCACCTCGTCCAGCGGCACCAGTTCGACCAGCACCCCCGCAGGCACCACGCCGGTAGCGCCCGCGGCCACGTCGCCCACGACTCCCCCGCAAACGGGTGGGGCCCCCGCAACGCAGGGGAGTACCCCCACTCCGACGCTGACCGCACTCCCGCCACCCCTACCTCAGCCGGGCATCGACTGCCGGGCTCTGGCATGA
- a CDS encoding FHA domain-containing protein FhaB/FipA, protein MQGLVLQLTRAGFLMLLWVFIWSVLRILRTDIYAPTGAVMVRRGLALRGTLLPSRQRRHAARYLVVTEGSLAGARITLSGQPVLIGRADDSTLVLTDDYASTRHARLSQRGLEWYVEDLGSTNGTYLDRAKVTTAVRVPIGTPIRIGKTAIELRP, encoded by the coding sequence ATGCAGGGACTAGTACTGCAGCTGACGCGTGCCGGATTTTTAATGCTGCTATGGGTATTCATCTGGTCGGTGCTGCGGATATTGCGGACCGATATCTATGCGCCCACCGGCGCCGTCATGGTGCGCCGCGGCTTGGCGTTGCGCGGCACATTGCTGCCCTCACGCCAGCGCCGCCATGCCGCCCGCTACCTGGTGGTGACGGAAGGGTCGCTGGCGGGCGCGCGCATCACGCTCAGTGGGCAGCCGGTACTGATCGGACGCGCTGACGACTCGACCCTGGTGCTCACCGACGACTACGCCTCGACGCGGCACGCCCGGCTGTCTCAGCGCGGCTTGGAATGGTACGTCGAGGATCTAGGATCGACCAACGGCACTTACCTCGACAGGGCGAAGGTGACGACTGCGGTACGAGTCCCCATAGGAACGCCGATCCGGATCGGCAAAACGGCGATCGAGTTGCGCCCGTGA